The genomic stretch TTATCCTTTCAaacacagttcattcattcattcattcattatctgtaaagcctacctagaatcattgggcgcaaggtgggaatacaccctggagggggcgtcagtccttcacagggcaacacacactcacacattcactcacacactcacacctacggacacttttcgacctaccaacgtgtgtttttggactgtgggaggacacaccaatacaccaactcacaactgtctgtgaggagtgtggtgtgttctccctgtgtctgcgtgggtttcctctgggtgactgtctgtgaggagtgtggtgtgttctctctgtgtctgcgtgggtttcctccgggtgactgtctgtgaggagtgtggtgtgttctccctgtgtctgcgtgggtttccttcgggtgactgtctgtgaggagtgtggtgtgttctctctgtgtctgcgtgggtttcctccgggtgactgtctgtgaggagtgtggtgtgttctctctgtgtctgcgtgggtttcctccgggtgactgtctgtgaggagtgtggtgtgttctctctgtgtctgcatgggtttcctccaggtgactgtctgtgaggagtgtggtgtgttctccctgtgtctgcgtgggtttcctccgggtgactgtctgtgaggagtgtggtgtgttctccctgtgtctgcgtgggtttcctccgggtgactgtctgtgaggagtgtggtgtgctctctctgtgtcccgccttgcgcccaatgattccaggtaggctctggacacacagcgaccctgaactggataggcagttacagataatgaatgaatgaaggagtaTAATGCACACATGTGTAACGTTAAAAGGAGATTGGACTAAAGGCTTAATAATCAGTTTTCAGTTAAGTTCATGTTAACATCCAGTCTATCTACATAACTGCTTTTGTAGGTGATGGGAAGCAAGGCAGGTCACTGAAAGTCACTGAAACACATCCTGTACGTTGTAGATCAGTAGAACCCACCGGTAAAGTTCCTGGTAATGAAGCGTCTAGAAAAGCCACAGATGAGTTTGGCGGGCTGCAGAAGGCCACACGTGCACTTGAGAATATTTTGGAGTCTGCACGAATCTGTGCGTGAACCTCCAGCCCCACAACCCCGCGCAGCTCTGCAGAAACgctgttttttattaaacaaacaaaacagttcattattaataattaatttccaCATTTAAAGTTGTGTAAAGTTACATGTAAAGCCCTGTGAAGGTGGTAGAGGGTTTGTTTGTCTAGGAAATATCTTCTAAACCTCGAGTTTTAGGTGTTTATTCAGTGATCCTAGGGACatattcacaaaaaaatatGTAAGATAAAATTAGTCTTGTTGTGTAAGACATCACTTTAACACatgaatatttcaaataaatcaGTGATTGATTAAATAAAAGGGAGACAAATCACAGATAGATGTTTTTAGAATTACGGTTTAAGAAACAAGACCCCTCACAAACTGACATCTAAAATAAGAATGAAGATCTTCATTAATCACGCTTTGGTCAGTAACAGCACGTACtgtcaaatatttaaatgtatctaATTATAAGGGTTTGTTTTGTGAGTTTTCTCCAGCACATGAAATATAGAATCTATATTACAAAATGTTATATTACTTACCTCTTTATGTAAGAATTATTCCTAAATTAACTGCAGCATAAGAattaatttgtcatttttaacagAATATTTTACAGTGGAATAATATGACATACACAAATCaaacatcatttttattgtCATAATTCAAGATAATGCTTAATCTAAGGAGTAAAGATGGGTGAGGCAGGCTATATTTACCCAAGTAATTTCATGTAAATGTGCAGTATTCACAGATCAGCCGTAACATAAAGCCACCCCTTTGTTTCTACAGTCTCTACTCCATTcgctcagctccactgatcatacaggagcactttgtagttctacagtcacaGGCTGCATTCTCTCCTGTGCATCTTTTTCTCTGTcatcctgttctttaatggtcaggacccccaaaggaccacaacagagcagtTTTATTTGGGGTCTcagagcactgcagtgacactgacgtagtgGTGTACTGCTGGAGTTGGCTCTAATGTCATGGTGGATAGGTGTACagtgtaaaattaattaatcaattaaaattacagattaaaaTTAGTTAATTAATCTGATCTTCTATATATTAACAATCACACAAAAATATATGTCATATAAATGTTCTTTACTGATTTCAGCGCCATTCGTACAGTTTTAAAATTAGACCGCTTTTGTTTCTAGTCTTTCTCGTGCCATTTTGACCCTCTCTGAGGTTTAGTGGATCATTAAAGCTGTTTCTTACcttttattctgtgttttctgttgGAGTTGGCACACTGATTTGGACGTGTGAATTCTCTTAATCGAGCCATTGCACCGATTAACACTAAATATGCGTTTAAATCTCACAACTTTATAGAAATCCTGCATTAACGTGATATTTCCCGCAGAGGACGCAGCCATTGCTGTTTACAAAGCAGTGCagtatgggaaatgtagtcttTAAGCATTAAGCAAGCATACGATTAAAACCGAGGAAAccacatttcccataatgccacTGTGCCGTCCTGTCACTTCTTATTGTGACGCGCTGTTTCGTCATTTGCAGTCGCACATGGCGGGAGATTTTACGCGCGAGCTCTGAAGCGGCGTGTTTGATCGTCGCtggtttttttaaataaaacaaggcGTAAAATATCACTGCAGATTCGCCGCGGTTCTTTGTTCTCTGTGACGCAGTTCTGTTGTGGCGGGAGACTGCACGCGCGAGCTCCGACTCTTGCTGtaagtttgtttttaaaacgtTTTTAATAATCGGGGCACAGTTGCGATAGCGTGTCGTTTTTCTATTTAAGGCATTCACTCAGTCGCTTTGTAATGACGGATCAAGCAAATATGAATCAAGTGCTGAAAttgtttattttgaatttatttgttttaaccTTATCATAATAACAAAGATGCAGCGTTAGCAAGCCACGTGTGCATTTCCCGTCTGCTGGCTAATGTCTTTAACTCAGGTTTGTTTTAACTCATTATGGCTGTGACGGGGTGTCGGTGAtaaaagtctgttttttttaatgttttctgttGTATCAAATAAATGCCAGCCTTTTTTAAACGGACTATTTCCTGATTAACCTAAGGATGTAAAACCTAGTTTGcaacatttgatttaaataaagTAGTAAGTTCATAAAAATGATTGGGCATTTTCTTAAATCgtcacccagtaaacaaggaacgtccctgaacgttcaaaataggtctaaaagtagtctgtccgtcaaggacatattttaaacgtcaatggacgtccaaaatacgtctaatagtcgtcttttcaatgtctgtgtttggacgtcttttcaactttcattttcaaccttaagagaacgttgattggacggcagtcattacgtcatttcaacgttgaatcaacggctaaatgtttactgggatagcagtttataatcatactgtatcaCTTACTCCTCCCTGCTCTTGTATGTTAAGCTGTGGTTAACGCCTGATTCTTCTTGTCTTCAGTGTCAGTGACTATCACTATGGCGGCGAAACAGAATGGTTGTATGACTAACGGAAAAGACCACTCCTCGACAAGTCCTAAACCCCATGAAGATAAAGGATCAGAGTTCTGTTTCAGCGCTGAGCCGAGTTTAGAGCGGATACGTTCTCTCCAGGCAGAGTTTACGGTGGAGCGCGACTGGAACCGGTTTCATCAGCCACGGAACCTGCTGCTGGCGCTGGTCGGAGAGGTGGGAGAACTCGCAGAACTCTTCCAGTGGCGAGGGGAAGTGTCAGAGGGTCTGCCGGACTGGAGCGACTCTGATCGAGAGAAAGTggctcaggagctcagtgatgtCTGCATTTACCTCGTGGAACTGGCCGAGAAATGCCGTGTTGACCTGCCCCAGGCCGTGCTGCAGAAGATGGAGCTGAACCGCAGAAAATATCCTGCCAGCAAAGTGCACGGATCTGCAAAAAAATACACAGAGTACACAGACTGAGAGTAGCCGAGCTCATCTGGGGCCACAAATCTGCAGAGTCTCCACAGTTCT from Hoplias malabaricus isolate fHopMal1 chromosome 2, fHopMal1.hap1, whole genome shotgun sequence encodes the following:
- the dctpp1 gene encoding glutamyl-tRNA(Gln) amidotransferase subunit B, mitochondrial, with product MAAKQNGCMTNGKDHSSTSPKPHEDKGSEFCFSAEPSLERIRSLQAEFTVERDWNRFHQPRNLLLALVGEVGELAELFQWRGEVSEGLPDWSDSDREKVAQELSDVCIYLVELAEKCRVDLPQAVLQKMELNRRKYPASKVHGSAKKYTEYTD